From a single Nocardioides sp. dk884 genomic region:
- a CDS encoding acyl-CoA dehydrogenase family protein — MDLSYSAEDEQFRAEVREWLADNLVGEFAAIKGRGGSGREHEFHEERVAWNQHLAKHGWTCLGWPVEHGGRDLPLFQQVIFYEEYARANAPAGVNHLGEQLLGPTLIAHGTEEQKRRFLPGIVNVTELWCQGYSEPGAGSDLAAVRSRAELQGDEWVINGQKVWTSLAHHSDWCFAVVRTEPGSRRHAGLSYLLVPMDQPGVEVRPILQLTGTSEFNEVFFDDARTEAGLVVGEPGAGWAVAMATLGFERGVSTIGQQVGFARELDGVIETARRVGTIDDPVIADRIAQARVELEVMRIHALRTLSAYDSGSSGPEASVSKLLWARWHRDLGELAMAVRGPEALTLVGAPYELDDQQTNFLFSRADTIYGGSDEIQRNIIAERVLGLPKEPRP; from the coding sequence GTGGACCTGAGCTATTCCGCGGAGGACGAGCAGTTCCGCGCCGAGGTGCGCGAGTGGCTCGCCGACAACCTCGTCGGCGAGTTCGCCGCCATCAAGGGGCGCGGTGGATCCGGGCGCGAGCACGAGTTCCACGAGGAGCGGGTCGCCTGGAACCAGCACCTGGCCAAGCACGGGTGGACCTGTCTGGGCTGGCCCGTCGAGCACGGCGGGCGCGACCTGCCGCTGTTCCAGCAGGTGATCTTCTATGAGGAGTACGCCCGGGCGAACGCGCCCGCCGGGGTCAACCACCTCGGCGAGCAGCTGCTCGGCCCGACCCTCATCGCCCACGGCACCGAGGAGCAGAAGCGCCGCTTCCTGCCCGGCATCGTGAACGTGACCGAGCTGTGGTGCCAGGGCTACTCCGAGCCCGGCGCCGGCTCCGACCTGGCGGCGGTGCGCTCGCGCGCCGAGCTGCAGGGCGATGAGTGGGTGATCAACGGCCAGAAGGTGTGGACCTCGCTGGCCCACCACTCCGACTGGTGCTTCGCGGTCGTGCGCACCGAGCCCGGCTCGCGCCGCCACGCCGGGCTGTCCTACCTGCTGGTCCCGATGGATCAGCCCGGGGTCGAGGTCCGCCCGATCCTGCAGCTGACCGGCACCTCGGAGTTCAACGAGGTCTTCTTCGACGACGCCCGCACCGAGGCCGGCCTCGTGGTCGGCGAGCCGGGCGCGGGCTGGGCGGTGGCGATGGCCACCCTCGGCTTCGAGCGCGGCGTCTCCACGATCGGCCAGCAGGTCGGCTTCGCCCGCGAGCTCGACGGCGTCATCGAGACCGCCCGCCGGGTGGGCACCATCGACGACCCGGTGATCGCCGACCGGATCGCGCAGGCCCGCGTCGAGCTCGAGGTCATGCGGATCCACGCCCTGCGGACCCTGAGTGCCTACGACTCCGGCTCCAGCGGCCCGGAGGCGTCGGTCTCCAAGCTGCTGTGGGCGCGGTGGCACCGTGACCTCGGCGAGCTCGCGATGGCCGTGCGCGGCCCGGAGGCGCTGACCCTCGTCGGCGCGCCGTACGAGCTCGACGACCAGCAGACCAACTTCTTGTTCAGCCGGGCCGACACGATCTACGGCGGCTCGGATGAGATCCAGCGCAACATCATCGCCGAGCGCGTGCTCGGCCTGCCGAAGGAGCCCCGCCCATGA
- a CDS encoding SDR family oxidoreductase, giving the protein MTKPEQPTPDYVPGHDLLAGRVVVVTAAAGAGIGAAVARKVLEEGAKAVVISDTHERRLGEAHELLAKEFGADRVASIVCNVTKQDDVVALLDAAEPFGGVDVMINNAGLGGTDDILEMPDETWNLVLDITLTGTMRCIREAGRRFVAAGKKGVIVNNSSVIGWRFQEGQSHYAAAKAGVKALTRSAAADLAAYGIRVNAVSPSLAMHPFLEKVTTPELLAELKGKEAFGRAAAPWEIANVMVFLASDYSSYMTGEVLAVSSQHA; this is encoded by the coding sequence ATGACCAAGCCCGAGCAGCCCACCCCCGACTACGTCCCGGGTCACGACCTGCTCGCCGGACGCGTCGTCGTGGTGACCGCCGCCGCCGGCGCCGGCATCGGTGCGGCCGTGGCCCGCAAGGTGCTGGAGGAGGGCGCCAAGGCGGTCGTCATCTCCGACACCCACGAGCGCCGCCTGGGCGAGGCGCACGAGCTCCTGGCCAAGGAGTTCGGCGCGGACCGGGTCGCCTCGATCGTGTGCAACGTGACCAAGCAGGACGACGTGGTCGCCCTGCTCGACGCCGCCGAGCCGTTCGGCGGGGTCGACGTGATGATCAACAACGCCGGCCTCGGCGGCACCGACGACATCCTCGAGATGCCCGACGAGACCTGGAACCTGGTCCTCGACATCACCCTGACCGGCACGATGCGCTGCATCCGCGAGGCGGGTCGCCGCTTCGTCGCCGCCGGCAAGAAGGGCGTCATCGTCAACAACTCCTCGGTGATCGGCTGGCGCTTCCAGGAGGGCCAGTCCCACTACGCCGCCGCGAAGGCCGGTGTGAAGGCGCTGACCCGCTCGGCGGCCGCCGACCTGGCGGCGTACGGCATCCGGGTCAACGCGGTCTCGCCGAGCCTGGCCATGCACCCGTTCCTGGAGAAGGTCACCACCCCCGAGCTGCTCGCCGAGCTCAAGGGCAAGGAGGCCTTCGGCCGCGCTGCGGCACCGTGGGAGATCGCCAACGTCATGGTCTTCTTGGCCAGCGACTACTCCAGCTACATGACCGGCGAGGTCCTCGCCGTGTCCAGCCAGCACGCCTGA
- a CDS encoding acetyl-CoA C-acetyltransferase has translation MAEAYIVDAVRTPVGKRGGSLASMHSADLGGHVLKSLIERTGVDAGAVDDVIMGCCDTIGSQAGDVARTAWLVAGLPDHVPGVTIDRQCGSSQQAVHFAAQGVMSGTQDLVVAGGLQNMSAIPISAAMLVAQQYGFTTPFAESSGWRARYGDVEVSQFNSAEMIAEKWDCSREDMERYALASHQRAKAAIAEGRFEREIAPVTLADGTVFSTDECPRETSLEKMAGLNPLAPGGRITAGVASQICDGASAMLIASEQAVKDHGLTPRARIHHLSVRGDDPIWMLTGPIGATKHALAKTGMSIEDIDLFECNEAFASVVLAWMKETGAPHEKVNVNGGGIALGHPIGATGTRLMTTMLHELERTGGRFGLQTMCEGGGQANVTIIERL, from the coding sequence ATGGCTGAGGCCTACATCGTCGACGCCGTCCGCACCCCGGTCGGCAAGCGCGGCGGCTCGCTCGCGTCCATGCACTCCGCCGACCTCGGTGGGCACGTGCTGAAGTCCCTCATCGAGCGCACCGGCGTCGACGCCGGTGCGGTGGACGACGTGATCATGGGCTGCTGCGACACCATCGGCTCGCAGGCCGGCGACGTCGCTCGTACGGCGTGGCTGGTGGCCGGGCTGCCCGACCACGTGCCCGGCGTGACCATCGACCGCCAGTGCGGCTCCTCCCAGCAGGCCGTGCACTTCGCGGCCCAGGGAGTCATGTCCGGCACCCAGGACCTGGTGGTCGCCGGCGGGCTGCAGAACATGTCCGCGATCCCGATCTCCGCGGCGATGCTGGTGGCGCAGCAGTACGGCTTCACCACGCCGTTCGCGGAGTCGTCGGGCTGGCGGGCGCGCTACGGCGACGTCGAGGTCAGCCAGTTCAACTCTGCCGAGATGATCGCGGAGAAGTGGGACTGCAGCCGCGAGGACATGGAGCGCTACGCGCTGGCCTCGCACCAGCGCGCGAAGGCCGCGATCGCCGAGGGCCGCTTCGAGCGCGAGATCGCGCCGGTCACGCTGGCCGACGGCACGGTCTTCAGCACCGACGAGTGCCCGCGCGAGACCTCGCTGGAGAAGATGGCCGGGCTCAACCCGCTCGCCCCCGGCGGCCGGATCACCGCCGGTGTCGCCTCGCAGATCTGCGACGGCGCCTCGGCGATGCTGATCGCCTCCGAGCAGGCGGTCAAGGACCACGGGCTCACCCCGCGGGCCCGCATCCACCACCTCTCGGTGCGCGGCGACGACCCGATCTGGATGCTCACCGGCCCGATCGGCGCCACCAAGCACGCGCTGGCCAAGACCGGCATGAGCATCGAGGACATCGACCTCTTCGAGTGCAACGAGGCGTTCGCCTCGGTCGTGCTGGCCTGGATGAAGGAGACCGGCGCGCCGCACGAGAAGGTCAACGTCAACGGCGGCGGCATCGCGCTGGGTCACCCCATCGGCGCCACCGGCACCCGCCTGATGACGACCATGCTCCACGAGCTCGAGCGCACCGGCGGCCGCTTCGGCCTGCAGACGATGTGCGAGGGCGGCGGTCAGGCGAACGTGACGATCATCGAGCGCCTCTGA
- a CDS encoding VOC family protein yields the protein MAAAREFQVTFDCAEPERVARFWCEVLGYVVPPPPPGFDSWEEFDRTLPPEQRGSAFACVDPAGVGPRLYFQRVPEGKVVKNRLHLDVRVGTGLVGEERLAALEAECARLLPLGATRVRLLEADEENESCLVMQDVEGNEFCLD from the coding sequence ATGGCTGCGGCGAGAGAGTTCCAGGTCACCTTCGACTGCGCGGAGCCCGAGCGCGTGGCCCGCTTCTGGTGCGAGGTGCTGGGCTACGTCGTGCCACCGCCCCCGCCCGGCTTCGACAGCTGGGAGGAGTTCGACCGCACGCTCCCGCCGGAGCAGCGCGGCTCGGCGTTCGCGTGCGTGGACCCCGCCGGGGTCGGCCCGCGGCTGTACTTCCAGCGCGTGCCCGAAGGAAAGGTCGTCAAGAACCGGCTCCACCTCGACGTGCGGGTCGGCACCGGCCTCGTGGGCGAGGAGCGCCTCGCCGCGCTCGAGGCCGAGTGCGCCCGGCTGCTGCCGCTCGGCGCGACCCGCGTGCGCCTGCTGGAGGCCGACGAGGAGAACGAGTCGTGCCTGGTCATGCAGGACGTCGAGGGCAACGAGTTCTGCCTCGACTGA